A genomic stretch from Desulfolutivibrio sulfodismutans DSM 3696 includes:
- a CDS encoding sigma-54-dependent transcriptional regulator translates to MAQATKTGNDMARILIIDDDELIRNSLSRCFADMGHEILLAGDLRAGMDMAASGVDVVYLDLHLPDGDGQKAIDDLAASPAHPEIIVITGQGNNYGARQSLANGAWDYIRKPASPQSVRASLADVLAYRRDHRRGPATREPCDDGILGTSPPMQRVRTRIAQAADSEAGVLLLGETGVGKELAARAIHNQSRRGAGPFVVVDCGNLTESLVESALYGHVRGAFTGAHADRKGLVGEADGGTLFLDEVGELPPVQQKSFLRVLQERRYRPVGGVRELSSDFRLVAATNRDLEAMARTGEFRSDLLFRLRTLEIGLPPLRERGEDIPLLAAHFIGASCDRYGLPAKRVSAQLMRLLTGYPWPGNVRELGNVMEAAVIAAGRDAVVYPKHLPGHLRFSALDAAVGGGAVPAGASSASPRRAGDVVPYDEYKARRDKEYFQELMALCSHDVSTASLMSGLSVPSIYRHLGLANIPTRRRKS, encoded by the coding sequence GTGGCCCAGGCCACGAAAACCGGAAACGACATGGCCCGCATCCTGATCATCGACGACGACGAACTCATCCGCAACAGCCTTTCCCGCTGCTTTGCGGACATGGGGCACGAGATCCTCCTGGCCGGGGATCTGCGTGCGGGCATGGACATGGCCGCCAGTGGCGTCGATGTGGTCTACCTGGACCTGCACCTGCCCGACGGTGACGGCCAAAAGGCCATCGACGACCTGGCGGCCTCCCCCGCTCATCCCGAGATCATCGTCATCACCGGCCAGGGGAACAATTACGGGGCCAGGCAAAGCCTGGCCAACGGGGCCTGGGATTACATCCGGAAACCGGCCTCGCCGCAAAGCGTCCGGGCCTCCCTGGCCGACGTGCTGGCCTACCGCCGGGACCACCGGCGCGGTCCCGCGACGCGTGAGCCCTGCGACGACGGCATTCTCGGAACCTCGCCGCCCATGCAGCGGGTCCGGACGCGGATCGCCCAGGCTGCGGACAGCGAGGCCGGGGTGCTGTTGCTCGGGGAGACCGGGGTGGGCAAGGAACTCGCGGCCCGGGCCATACACAACCAGAGCCGCCGGGGGGCGGGGCCGTTCGTTGTTGTGGATTGTGGTAATCTTACGGAGAGCCTGGTGGAGAGCGCCCTGTACGGCCATGTCAGAGGCGCCTTCACCGGGGCCCATGCGGATCGCAAGGGGCTGGTGGGCGAGGCCGATGGGGGGACGCTTTTTTTGGACGAGGTCGGGGAGTTGCCCCCGGTCCAGCAGAAATCCTTTTTGCGGGTGCTTCAGGAGCGCCGCTATCGTCCGGTGGGCGGGGTCAGGGAACTGTCCAGCGACTTTCGGCTGGTGGCCGCCACCAACCGCGACCTGGAGGCCATGGCCAGGACCGGGGAGTTTCGCAGCGACCTGCTGTTTCGGCTACGCACCCTGGAGATCGGCCTGCCGCCCCTGCGGGAGCGCGGGGAGGACATCCCGCTTCTGGCGGCCCATTTCATCGGCGCATCCTGCGACCGGTACGGCCTTCCCGCCAAGCGGGTCTCGGCCCAGCTCATGCGGCTTCTGACCGGATATCCGTGGCCGGGAAACGTCCGGGAGCTGGGGAACGTCATGGAGGCGGCGGTCATCGCCGCCGGGCGCGACGCCGTGGTCTATCCCAAACACCTGCCGGGCCATCTCCGGTTCTCCGCCCTGGACGCCGCTGTCGGCGGCGGCGCGGTCCCGGCCGGGGCGTCATCCGCCTCCCCCAGGCGGGCCGGGGACGTGGTTCCCTACGATGAATACAAGGCCCGGCGGGACAAGGAATATTTTCAGGAGCTCATGGCCCTGTGCAGCCATGATGTGTCCACGGCCAGCCTGATGTCCGGGCTGAGCGTGCCGAGCATCTACCGCCACCTCGGTCTGGCGAACATCCCCACCAGGCGCCGGAAGTCCTGA
- a CDS encoding C45 family autoproteolytic acyltransferase/hydolase, whose product MSRTLPVIELAGTPFEMGLAHGRAMKEAITDFTASIAAVHQANNGYLKAGHDSLVSFCLRNLGFLEKFSPGLVDEMRGIAEGAGTTFEEILHLNCFLELEDVRAPGLGGRLLPDSLWGCTTINVLAGASANGRPILAQTYDMEKYYGKYLCLLRLRPENGPQALVVSFAGILGLCGVSSAGVGLVINKVAATDARPGVIYPFIVRKALAAERIGDALGAAIFSPRATGINYQLAGSGAAFCAETSATTYALLDIPGAIAHTNHYLSERMRAFETPNWLSHGGSMVRRQVAQGFLDARLGRLTPESVKELSANHVNHPRCICAHGFPGEDERTAFHTVFAVVMDPDAGIIEVCPGNPCENAYHRHTL is encoded by the coding sequence ATGTCCCGAACCCTCCCGGTCATCGAACTCGCCGGAACCCCCTTTGAGATGGGCCTGGCCCACGGCCGGGCCATGAAGGAGGCCATCACGGACTTCACGGCCAGCATCGCCGCCGTGCATCAGGCCAACAACGGCTATCTCAAGGCCGGGCACGATTCCCTGGTGTCCTTTTGCCTGCGCAATCTCGGATTTCTGGAAAAATTCTCCCCGGGGCTGGTGGACGAGATGCGCGGCATCGCCGAGGGGGCCGGGACGACCTTCGAAGAGATCCTGCACCTCAACTGCTTCCTGGAGTTGGAGGACGTGCGGGCCCCGGGACTCGGGGGCAGGCTGCTGCCCGATTCCCTGTGGGGCTGCACGACCATAAACGTCCTGGCCGGGGCCTCGGCGAACGGTCGGCCCATCCTCGCCCAGACCTACGACATGGAGAAGTATTACGGGAAATACCTGTGCCTGTTGCGCCTTCGCCCTGAAAACGGCCCCCAGGCCCTGGTCGTGTCCTTCGCCGGAATCCTGGGCCTGTGCGGAGTCAGCAGCGCCGGGGTGGGCCTGGTCATCAACAAGGTGGCGGCCACGGACGCCCGGCCCGGGGTCATCTATCCGTTTATCGTGCGCAAGGCCCTGGCCGCCGAGCGCATCGGCGACGCCCTGGGCGCGGCGATCTTCTCCCCCAGGGCCACGGGCATCAACTATCAGTTGGCCGGGTCCGGGGCGGCCTTTTGCGCCGAAACCTCGGCCACGACCTACGCGCTTTTGGACATTCCCGGGGCCATCGCCCACACCAACCACTACCTTTCCGAACGCATGCGGGCCTTCGAGACCCCGAACTGGCTCAGCCACGGCGGCTCCATGGTGCGCCGCCAGGTGGCCCAGGGGTTCCTGGACGCCCGACTGGGCCGCCTGACCCCGGAGTCGGTCAAGGAACTGTCCGCAAACCACGTCAACCACCCGCGCTGCATCTGCGCCCACGGATTTCCCGGCGAGGACGAGCGCACGGCCTTCCACACCGTTTTTGCCGTGGTCATGGACCCGGACGCGGGCATCATCGAGGTCTGCCCCGGCAACCCCTGCGAGAACGCCTACCACCGCCACACCCTGTAA
- a CDS encoding carbohydrate ABC transporter permease yields MNSSAMASPPGPPLSADAPDLSPAAPHGGGKPPRAKGGNIGLALTLPGQIVSVLVLIIPLLVALYMSFTDWSPTRGSLFDAEFVGFENYSELLIWDTRFLYAVLRTLCISAVCLALEFTFGLSLAVLFMRSFRGKSLLFSAFLTPMMILPVVVGYIFWMLFQSSGPVNQILEFVLGPDVALEWFRSAPLAVTAVIITEVWHWTPLFFLILLSGLNSVPENPVRAAVILGANPRQVFWRVIMPTLKPVIIVAFVIRAMEIIKLFDEVFMLTRGGPGSATETISLYIYKLAFNDFQLAYGAAAAFLVLLGALGLIHLLLMPVRNQLLEVKR; encoded by the coding sequence GTGAATTCTTCCGCAATGGCATCACCGCCCGGCCCTCCCCTTTCGGCCGACGCCCCGGACCTTTCCCCTGCCGCGCCGCACGGCGGGGGAAAGCCTCCCCGGGCGAAGGGCGGCAATATCGGCCTGGCCCTGACCCTGCCGGGACAGATCGTCTCCGTCCTGGTCCTGATCATCCCGCTCCTGGTGGCCCTGTACATGAGCTTCACCGACTGGTCGCCCACCCGGGGCTCCCTGTTCGACGCCGAGTTCGTGGGGTTTGAGAACTACAGCGAACTGCTCATCTGGGACACCCGGTTTCTCTATGCGGTCCTGCGCACCCTGTGCATCTCCGCCGTCTGTCTGGCTCTGGAATTCACCTTCGGGCTCTCCCTGGCGGTGCTGTTCATGCGCTCGTTTCGGGGCAAGTCCCTGCTTTTTTCCGCCTTTTTGACGCCCATGATGATCCTGCCCGTGGTGGTCGGCTACATCTTCTGGATGCTGTTCCAGTCCAGCGGCCCGGTGAACCAGATCCTCGAATTCGTCCTTGGCCCCGACGTGGCCCTGGAGTGGTTCCGTAGCGCCCCCCTGGCCGTCACGGCGGTCATCATCACCGAGGTCTGGCACTGGACCCCGCTGTTTTTCCTGATCCTTTTGTCGGGCCTCAACTCCGTGCCGGAAAACCCGGTGCGCGCGGCGGTCATCCTGGGGGCCAACCCCCGCCAGGTCTTCTGGCGGGTGATCATGCCTACGCTTAAGCCGGTGATCATCGTGGCCTTCGTCATCCGGGCCATGGAGATCATCAAGCTTTTCGACGAGGTGTTCATGCTGACCCGGGGCGGGCCCGGCTCGGCCACGGAGACCATCAGCCTCTATATCTACAAGCTGGCCTTCAACGATTTCCAACTGGCCTACGGCGCGGCCGCCGCCTTCCTGGTGCTCCTCGGGGCGCTCGGGCTCATCCACCTGCTGCTTATGCCGGTGCGCAACCAGCTTTTGGAGGTGAAGCGCTGA
- a CDS encoding hybrid sensor histidine kinase/response regulator has translation MTVQFHHFAAQSLTALAVFSADGRLAFANRAFRETVCGKGEGASGRLLDELPLAPEVRQGFAGGLAAVFAQGGPQRFSWEDATADEPRRFVCQITLFPGTGGDGGQAVAEVREAPVDERLKQALKAERLVRRREEHLKKRGRRLFLNVIDELPVFVYMQRRDYTVAYANRKTRNFYGETDGRFCYEVFSGRDTPCPHCPTFRVFETGEPENWQFTDGDGRTFHIYDYPFEDEQGEPLVMELGIDITELKRVERELYQAHKMRAIGVLAGGIAHDLNNNLVPIIFNIDYALNKTADRILAEPLAEALRAAYRAADLVEQVLEYSRQQNVSHSPLRLTPLARESLDLLQASLPASVTLKASCRAAKDCVMAHPAQVQQLLLNLCRNAVQAMPGGGLLAVALDNLTVVSRKKAPHPGLAPGDYVVLRVTDNGRGIEPDKIERIFEPFFTTKMNSGGTGMGLAVVHAIATSCGGGVSVESVPGQGATFTVYLPLCAPAGEQIVAEPRPAKGATGRLLLVDDDAGALSAMSRVLREAGFTVFTADSGEEGLKEYFRARGRYDLVVADLSMPGISGMDMAGKILDHDPAAKVVICTGHVAPDLEAKAEAAGVAGFLMKPMSPGALVERIRGLCPAAVRA, from the coding sequence ATGACCGTACAGTTCCACCACTTCGCCGCGCAAAGCCTCACCGCCCTGGCGGTGTTTTCCGCCGACGGCCGTTTGGCCTTCGCCAACCGCGCGTTCCGGGAGACGGTGTGCGGGAAGGGGGAGGGGGCGTCCGGCCGTCTGCTGGACGAGCTGCCCCTGGCCCCCGAGGTGCGGCAGGGATTTGCGGGAGGCCTGGCCGCCGTGTTCGCCCAGGGCGGGCCGCAGCGTTTCTCCTGGGAGGACGCCACGGCAGACGAGCCCCGGCGGTTCGTCTGCCAGATCACCCTGTTTCCCGGGACCGGGGGAGACGGCGGCCAGGCCGTGGCGGAGGTGCGTGAGGCGCCCGTGGACGAACGCCTCAAGCAGGCGCTCAAAGCCGAGCGGCTGGTGCGCCGCCGCGAGGAGCATCTCAAAAAACGCGGCCGCAGGCTTTTTTTGAACGTCATCGACGAGCTGCCGGTCTTCGTCTACATGCAGCGCCGGGACTACACCGTGGCCTACGCCAACCGCAAAACGCGCAATTTCTACGGCGAGACCGACGGCCGCTTCTGCTACGAGGTCTTCAGCGGGCGCGACACCCCCTGTCCCCACTGTCCCACCTTCCGGGTCTTCGAGACCGGAGAGCCCGAGAACTGGCAGTTCACCGACGGCGACGGCCGCACCTTCCACATCTACGACTATCCCTTCGAGGACGAGCAGGGCGAGCCCCTGGTCATGGAACTGGGCATCGACATCACCGAGCTCAAGCGCGTGGAGCGCGAGCTCTACCAGGCCCACAAGATGCGGGCCATCGGGGTTCTGGCCGGGGGCATCGCCCACGACCTGAACAACAACCTGGTCCCCATCATCTTCAACATCGACTACGCCCTAAACAAGACCGCCGACCGGATCCTGGCCGAACCCCTGGCCGAGGCCCTGCGCGCGGCCTACCGGGCCGCCGACCTCGTGGAACAGGTGCTGGAATACAGCCGCCAGCAAAACGTCAGCCATTCCCCCCTGCGGCTGACCCCCCTGGCCAGGGAAAGCCTGGATCTGCTCCAGGCCTCCCTGCCCGCAAGCGTCACCCTCAAGGCCTCCTGCCGGGCCGCCAAGGACTGCGTCATGGCCCATCCGGCCCAGGTGCAGCAGCTTTTGCTGAACCTGTGCCGCAACGCCGTGCAGGCCATGCCCGGCGGCGGCCTGCTGGCCGTGGCCCTGGACAACCTGACCGTGGTCTCCAGGAAAAAGGCCCCCCATCCCGGGCTGGCCCCCGGGGACTATGTGGTTCTGCGGGTTACGGACAACGGCCGGGGCATCGAGCCGGACAAGATCGAACGCATCTTCGAACCCTTTTTCACCACCAAGATGAACTCCGGCGGGACCGGGATGGGGCTGGCCGTGGTCCATGCCATCGCCACCAGTTGCGGCGGCGGCGTCTCGGTGGAAAGCGTTCCCGGCCAGGGCGCGACGTTTACGGTCTATCTGCCCCTGTGCGCCCCGGCCGGGGAGCAGATCGTGGCCGAGCCGCGCCCCGCGAAGGGGGCCACGGGACGGCTGCTTTTGGTGGACGACGATGCCGGGGCCCTGTCGGCCATGTCCCGGGTGTTGCGCGAGGCGGGATTCACCGTGTTCACCGCCGACAGCGGCGAGGAAGGCCTGAAGGAATATTTCCGGGCCCGGGGGCGCTACGACCTGGTCGTCGCCGACCTCTCCATGCCCGGGATAAGCGGCATGGACATGGCCGGGAAGATTTTGGACCACGACCCCGCCGCCAAGGTGGTCATCTGCACCGGGCATGTGGCCCCGGACCTGGAGGCCAAGGCCGAGGCGGCGGGGGTCGCCGGGTTTCTCATGAAGCCCATGTCCCCCGGCGCCCTGGTGGAGCGCATTCGCGGCCTGTGCCCCGCCGCCGTCCGGGCCTGA
- a CDS encoding ABC transporter substrate-binding protein: MDETKRKIGKACRKFDEGKMTRRSFLTKLAALGVTAAVANAVSLSPFGAATAWASISGPEERAWALAKEAAAKASKKTLTLLIPTGSIGNMTPYVDKWKNELGIQLEFIEEPDEVVHTKGMQEAVAKTGRYDVMMPTAMSYPDWIDSGVIYDLTDWTDKYQPDLFNKQWGVVFPASHHAQLYNGRVAGLLNDGDQITLLCRSDYLDDPDKKKAFADKYGYELAVPHTWKEYYNLAQFMHDPAKGFYGSLEYRSPYYVKWMFMQRLVSKGKLYFDADMNPTFNSEEGVAALEDMLAMNAYLHPDAFSFTWSSNYNAFGRGEGFMNIVWPSGFKYSMAPSTGPATTGKIAATVMPADTLKDGSKLYAGLFCWGYGYAVSRYSANPELAYAYSQWMTSPTISADAIPYLGGYSDPYRINHMLEPTERLVQTYTKPYLKTLYDNMVNTVPDFCLPGGFEYQDALDKQVHACMTGEKKPKEALEAAAHSFERITKRIGKDKVRKSWLALAKNLAEPIKKASGADKWPDA; encoded by the coding sequence ATGGACGAGACGAAACGCAAGATCGGCAAGGCATGCAGGAAGTTTGACGAAGGCAAAATGACCCGGCGCAGCTTTCTGACCAAGCTGGCGGCCCTGGGGGTCACGGCGGCGGTGGCCAATGCCGTGAGCCTGTCGCCCTTTGGCGCGGCCACGGCCTGGGCCTCCATCTCCGGGCCTGAGGAGCGGGCCTGGGCCCTGGCCAAGGAGGCCGCCGCCAAGGCCTCCAAGAAGACCCTGACGCTGCTCATCCCCACCGGGTCCATCGGCAACATGACCCCGTATGTGGACAAGTGGAAAAACGAGTTGGGGATTCAGTTGGAGTTCATTGAAGAACCCGACGAGGTGGTGCACACCAAGGGCATGCAGGAGGCCGTGGCCAAGACCGGCCGTTACGACGTGATGATGCCCACGGCCATGTCCTATCCGGACTGGATCGACTCCGGGGTCATCTACGACCTCACGGACTGGACCGACAAATACCAGCCGGACCTTTTCAACAAGCAGTGGGGCGTGGTCTTCCCGGCCAGCCACCATGCCCAGCTTTACAACGGCCGCGTGGCCGGGCTTTTAAACGACGGCGACCAGATCACGCTTTTGTGCCGCTCGGACTATCTGGACGACCCGGACAAGAAAAAGGCCTTCGCCGACAAGTACGGCTACGAGCTTGCCGTGCCCCACACCTGGAAGGAATACTACAACCTCGCCCAATTCATGCACGATCCGGCCAAGGGCTTCTACGGCTCCCTGGAATACCGCTCCCCCTACTACGTCAAGTGGATGTTCATGCAGCGCCTGGTGTCCAAGGGCAAGCTGTACTTCGACGCGGACATGAACCCCACCTTCAACTCCGAGGAAGGCGTGGCCGCCCTGGAAGACATGCTGGCCATGAACGCCTACCTGCATCCCGACGCCTTCAGCTTCACCTGGTCCTCCAACTACAACGCCTTCGGACGCGGTGAAGGGTTCATGAACATCGTGTGGCCGTCGGGATTCAAGTATTCCATGGCCCCCTCCACCGGCCCGGCCACCACCGGCAAGATCGCGGCCACGGTCATGCCCGCCGACACCTTAAAAGACGGCAGCAAGCTCTATGCCGGCCTTTTCTGCTGGGGCTACGGGTATGCCGTGTCCAGGTATTCCGCCAACCCCGAACTGGCCTACGCCTATTCCCAGTGGATGACCTCCCCGACCATCTCGGCCGACGCCATCCCCTACCTGGGCGGCTATTCCGACCCCTACCGCATCAACCACATGCTCGAACCCACCGAGCGGTTGGTGCAAACCTATACCAAGCCGTACCTAAAGACCCTCTACGACAACATGGTCAACACCGTGCCGGACTTCTGCCTGCCCGGCGGCTTCGAATATCAGGACGCCCTGGACAAGCAGGTCCACGCCTGCATGACCGGCGAGAAAAAGCCGAAAGAGGCCCTGGAGGCCGCCGCCCACTCCTTTGAGCGGATCACCAAGCGCATCGGCAAGGACAAGGTGCGCAAGTCCTGGCTGGCCCTGGCCAAGAACCTGGCCGAGCCCATCAAGAAGGCCAGCGGCGCGGACAAGTGGCCGGATGCGTAG
- a CDS encoding glutamine synthetase family protein: protein MTMQQASSMSIDSIKKTIRDHDIHFIRFEQSDLHGVSRSKTVPVGSFMDYIENGLNFYGGLLGLDIQSMVPKGTGYAEEVAFADHCTVPDLSTFTVLPWVPNTANITVDPYWYDGTPAMASPRLLLKKLINTFDSLGYICRLGYEFEFYVLNKDTKKPVYDGQPIFVTLKNNFDIDFIYDLMRKMDQAGVRIITQNSEHGPGQQEINLYYKDGLAAADTAFLYKMGTKEIALQHGYIATWLTKPFINSSGSGSHFHVSLIDKKTGKNAFDDPNGEYGLTDLARKFLAGMLKHARANTVFTAPTINCYKRYRVNSFAPHSATWGMENRTVGIRVKGCRGQSTHFENRLACAGTNPYLLALTTLAAGLEGIQSSPELPAPITDIAYERDDVPRLPGSLDEAIAAFEQDTDLHAVLDPEFIKLVLALKKFEVETARARFPDYGTPEFNNRIDPWEWDYYMELI, encoded by the coding sequence ATGACCATGCAGCAGGCCTCGTCCATGTCCATAGATAGCATCAAAAAGACGATCCGGGACCACGATATCCATTTCATCCGCTTCGAGCAGTCCGATCTGCACGGCGTCTCCAGAAGCAAGACCGTCCCCGTCGGGTCGTTTATGGACTACATCGAAAACGGACTCAACTTCTATGGCGGCCTCCTTGGCCTGGACATCCAGTCCATGGTCCCCAAAGGGACCGGATATGCCGAAGAGGTGGCCTTTGCCGACCACTGCACCGTCCCTGACCTGTCCACCTTCACGGTCCTGCCCTGGGTTCCCAACACCGCCAACATCACCGTGGACCCCTATTGGTACGACGGCACACCGGCCATGGCCTCTCCCAGGCTGCTGCTTAAAAAGCTCATCAACACCTTCGACAGCCTGGGCTACATCTGCCGCCTGGGCTACGAATTCGAATTCTACGTCCTGAACAAGGACACCAAAAAACCCGTCTACGACGGACAGCCCATTTTCGTGACGCTCAAAAACAACTTCGACATCGATTTCATCTACGACCTCATGCGCAAGATGGACCAGGCCGGGGTGCGCATCATCACCCAGAACTCCGAGCACGGCCCCGGGCAGCAGGAGATCAACCTCTATTACAAGGACGGCCTGGCCGCTGCGGACACGGCCTTTTTGTACAAGATGGGGACCAAGGAGATCGCCCTGCAGCATGGCTACATCGCCACCTGGCTGACCAAGCCCTTCATCAACTCCAGCGGGTCCGGCTCCCATTTTCACGTCAGCCTCATCGACAAGAAAACCGGCAAAAACGCCTTTGACGATCCAAACGGCGAATACGGCCTCACGGATCTGGCCCGGAAGTTCCTGGCCGGGATGCTCAAGCACGCCCGGGCCAACACCGTGTTCACCGCCCCGACCATCAATTGCTACAAACGCTACCGGGTCAACTCCTTTGCCCCCCACAGCGCCACCTGGGGCATGGAAAACCGCACCGTGGGCATCCGGGTCAAGGGCTGCCGCGGCCAGAGCACCCATTTCGAAAACCGCCTGGCCTGCGCCGGTACCAACCCCTACCTCCTGGCCCTGACCACCCTGGCCGCCGGGCTGGAGGGCATCCAGTCTTCCCCGGAACTCCCGGCCCCCATTACCGACATCGCCTACGAGCGCGACGACGTGCCCCGGCTCCCGGGCAGCCTGGACGAGGCCATCGCGGCCTTTGAACAGGACACGGACCTGCACGCCGTGCTCGACCCCGAATTCATCAAACTGGTCCTGGCGCTCAAGAAATTCGAGGTGGAGACGGCCAGGGCCCGCTTCCCGGACTACGGCACCCCGGAATTCAACAACCGCATCGATCCCTGGGAATGGGACTACTACATGGAGTTGATCTAG